The following coding sequences lie in one Cronobacter universalis NCTC 9529 genomic window:
- the sapA gene encoding ABC transporter substrate-binding protein SapA has product MRGILSSFLATLGLLSVPAFAALPAESPGDIRQSGFVYCVNGQVNTFNPQKVGSGLTVDTLAAQLYDRLLDVDPYTYRLVPELAESWETPDDGITWRFRLRPNVQFQHTRWFTPTRALNADDVVFSFQRIIDPKHPWHNVNGGSYPYFDSLQFADNVRSVRKLDNRTVEFRLRQPDASFLWHLATHYASVMSAEYAAALERSGNQEELDREPVGTGPFRLGEYRAGQYIRLLRHDAYWRGKPQMPQVVIDLGSGGTGRLSKLLTGECDVLAWPAASQLTSLRDDPRLRLTLRPGMNIAYLAFNTHKAPLDNPKVRHALALAINNQRLMQSIYYGTAETAASILPRASWAYDNNAKITEYNPDKARAQLKALGLENLTLKLWVPTSSQAWNPSPLKTAELLQADLAQVGVTVDIVPVEGRFQEARLMDMNHDLTLAGWSTDSNDPDSFFRPLLSCAAIRSQTNYAHWCDRDFDGVLQSALSSQQLAYRIEAYTRAQTILAEQLPVLPLASSLRLQAYRYDMKGLVLSPFGNASFAGVSREPTEDKQP; this is encoded by the coding sequence ATGCGCGGAATTCTCTCCTCCTTTTTAGCGACGCTCGGGCTACTGAGCGTACCGGCTTTTGCTGCGCTTCCCGCCGAATCGCCCGGCGATATTCGCCAGAGCGGATTTGTCTATTGCGTTAATGGCCAGGTTAATACCTTTAATCCCCAAAAAGTGGGGAGCGGGCTGACGGTCGATACGCTCGCCGCCCAGCTTTATGACCGGCTGCTGGATGTCGATCCTTATACCTATCGGCTGGTGCCGGAGCTTGCCGAAAGCTGGGAGACGCCGGATGACGGTATCACCTGGCGTTTTCGCCTGCGCCCGAACGTGCAGTTTCAGCACACCCGCTGGTTTACGCCCACGCGCGCGCTGAACGCCGACGACGTGGTGTTCAGCTTTCAGCGTATTATCGACCCGAAACACCCGTGGCATAACGTCAACGGCGGCAGCTATCCCTATTTCGACAGTCTCCAGTTCGCCGATAACGTCCGCAGCGTGCGCAAGCTGGATAACCGCACCGTGGAGTTTCGCTTACGCCAGCCGGACGCTTCCTTCTTATGGCATCTCGCCACGCATTACGCGTCGGTGATGTCGGCGGAGTATGCGGCGGCGCTTGAGCGCAGCGGCAATCAGGAGGAGCTGGATCGCGAGCCTGTCGGCACCGGGCCGTTCCGTCTCGGCGAGTATCGCGCCGGGCAGTACATTCGCCTGCTGCGCCACGACGCTTACTGGCGCGGCAAACCGCAGATGCCGCAGGTGGTTATCGATCTCGGCTCCGGCGGCACGGGGCGTCTGTCCAAGCTGCTGACCGGCGAGTGCGACGTGCTGGCCTGGCCTGCCGCGAGTCAGCTCACCAGCCTCAGGGACGATCCGCGCCTGCGCCTGACGCTGCGCCCCGGTATGAATATCGCCTATCTGGCGTTTAATACCCATAAAGCGCCGCTCGATAACCCGAAAGTGCGCCACGCCCTGGCGCTGGCCATTAATAACCAGCGTCTGATGCAGTCTATCTATTACGGCACGGCGGAAACCGCCGCGTCGATTCTGCCGCGCGCCTCCTGGGCGTATGACAACAACGCGAAAATCACCGAATACAACCCGGATAAAGCGCGCGCGCAGCTGAAAGCGCTGGGGCTTGAAAACCTGACGCTGAAGCTGTGGGTGCCCACCAGCTCCCAGGCCTGGAACCCGAGCCCGCTCAAAACGGCCGAACTGTTGCAGGCGGATCTGGCGCAGGTGGGCGTGACGGTGGATATCGTCCCGGTGGAGGGCCGTTTTCAGGAGGCCCGTCTGATGGACATGAACCACGATTTAACGCTCGCTGGCTGGTCGACGGACAGTAACGATCCGGACAGTTTCTTCCGGCCGCTGCTAAGCTGCGCGGCTATTCGGTCGCAAACCAACTACGCCCACTGGTGCGATCGCGATTTTGACGGCGTGCTGCAGTCGGCCCTCTCCTCGCAGCAGCTGGCGTACCGGATTGAAGCCTATACCCGCGCGCAGACGATCCTGGCGGAACAGTTGCCGGTGCTGCCGCTGGCGTCATCGCTGCGGCTGCAGGCGTATCGTTACGATATGAAAGGCCTGGTATTGAGCCCGTTCGGCAACGCCTCGTTCGCGGGCGTCTCGCGCGAACCCACTGAGGACAAACAGCCATGA
- the sapB gene encoding putrescine export ABC transporter permease SapB — MIIFTLRRLVLLVITLFFLTIVGFCLSYFTPHAPLQGASLWNAWLFWCDSVLHWDFGVSSINGQLISTQLREVFPATMELCVLAFGLALLVGIPVGMAAGILRGKWQDKLISAVALLGFSIPVFWLALLFTLFFSLTLGWFPVSGRFDLLYEVKTVTGFALIDAWLSDSPWRHEMILSALRHMVLPVLTLAVAPTTEVIRLVRVSTVEILERNYIKAASTRGLSRLTILRRHVLHNALPPVIPRLGLQFSTMLTLAMITEMVFSWPGLGRWLINAIRQQDYAAISAGVMVVGSLVILVNVISDILGALANPLKHKEWYALR; from the coding sequence ATGATTATCTTTACCCTGCGTCGTCTGGTGCTGCTGGTTATCACGCTGTTTTTCCTGACCATCGTCGGCTTCTGCCTGAGCTATTTCACGCCGCACGCGCCGCTCCAGGGCGCCTCGCTCTGGAATGCCTGGCTGTTCTGGTGTGACAGCGTGCTGCACTGGGATTTCGGCGTCTCCAGCATTAACGGCCAGTTGATCTCCACGCAGCTGCGTGAGGTGTTCCCGGCCACGATGGAGCTCTGCGTGCTGGCGTTCGGCCTGGCGCTGCTGGTGGGCATTCCGGTCGGCATGGCGGCGGGCATTCTGCGCGGTAAATGGCAGGATAAGCTTATCAGCGCCGTGGCCCTGCTCGGTTTTTCGATTCCGGTGTTCTGGCTGGCGCTGCTTTTCACCCTCTTCTTTTCACTGACGCTCGGCTGGTTCCCGGTCTCCGGGCGCTTCGATCTGCTGTATGAAGTGAAAACGGTGACCGGTTTCGCGCTGATTGACGCCTGGCTTTCTGACTCGCCGTGGCGTCACGAGATGATTTTAAGCGCGCTGCGCCACATGGTGCTGCCGGTGCTGACGCTCGCCGTCGCGCCGACCACCGAAGTGATCCGTCTGGTGCGCGTCAGCACCGTGGAGATCCTGGAGCGCAACTACATCAAAGCGGCATCCACGCGCGGGCTGTCACGCCTGACGATTCTGCGCCGCCATGTGCTGCATAACGCCCTGCCGCCGGTGATCCCGCGTCTGGGGCTGCAATTCTCCACCATGCTGACCCTCGCGATGATCACCGAAATGGTCTTTAGCTGGCCAGGGCTTGGCCGCTGGCTGATTAACGCCATTCGCCAGCAGGACTACGCCGCGATCTCCGCAGGCGTGATGGTTGTCGGGTCGCTGGTGATTCTGGTGAACGTGATTTCGGATATTCTGGGCGCGCTGGCGAACCCGCTGAAACATAAGGAATGGTATGCCTTACGATAG
- the sapC gene encoding putrescine export ABC transporter permease SapC, giving the protein MPYDSVYREKRPPGALRTVWRKFYGDTVAMVGLYGCAGLVLLCVFGRLFAPYGIDQQFLGYQLLPPSWSRYGEVSFFLGTDDLGRDLLSRLLSGAAPTIGGAFVVTLAATVCGLVLGVLAGATHGLRSAVLNHVLDTLLSIPSLLLAIIVVAFAGPQLSHAMLAVWLALVPRMVRSVYSMVHDELEKEYVIAARLDGATTFNILWFAVLPNTASVLVGEITRALSIAILDIAALGFLDLGAQLPSPEWGAMLGDALELIYVAPWTVMLPGAAIMISVLLVNLLGDGIRRAIDAGVE; this is encoded by the coding sequence ATGCCTTACGATAGCGTCTATCGCGAAAAACGCCCGCCGGGCGCGCTGCGCACCGTCTGGCGCAAATTCTACGGCGACACCGTCGCGATGGTGGGCCTGTACGGCTGTGCGGGTCTGGTGCTGTTATGCGTGTTCGGCAGGCTGTTCGCGCCCTACGGCATCGATCAACAATTTCTCGGTTACCAGCTGCTGCCGCCGTCATGGTCGCGCTATGGCGAAGTTTCGTTCTTCCTCGGCACCGACGATTTAGGGCGCGATCTGTTAAGCCGTCTTCTGAGCGGCGCGGCCCCAACCATCGGCGGCGCGTTCGTGGTGACGCTCGCCGCGACCGTCTGCGGGCTGGTGCTGGGCGTACTGGCGGGCGCCACCCACGGGCTGCGCTCGGCGGTGCTCAATCATGTGCTCGACACGCTGCTCTCTATTCCGTCCCTGCTGCTGGCGATTATTGTGGTCGCCTTCGCGGGGCCGCAGCTCAGCCATGCGATGCTGGCCGTCTGGCTGGCGCTGGTGCCGCGCATGGTGCGCTCGGTATACAGCATGGTGCATGACGAACTGGAAAAAGAGTATGTCATCGCCGCGCGGCTGGATGGCGCGACCACCTTTAATATTCTGTGGTTCGCCGTGCTGCCTAACACCGCTTCGGTGCTGGTCGGCGAAATCACCCGCGCGCTGTCGATTGCCATTCTCGATATCGCGGCGCTCGGTTTTCTCGATCTCGGCGCGCAGCTCCCTTCGCCCGAATGGGGCGCGATGCTCGGCGACGCGCTGGAACTGATATATGTCGCCCCCTGGACGGTGATGCTGCCGGGCGCTGCCATCATGATTAGCGTATTGCTGGTGAATTTACTGGGCGACGGTATTCGTCGCGCCATCGACGCGGGGGTGGAATAA
- the sapD gene encoding putrescine export ABC transporter ATP-binding protein SapD — translation MPLLDIRNLTIEFKTSEGWVKAVDRVSLSLPEGDIRGLVGESGSGKSLIAKAICGVTKDNWRITADRMRFDDIDLLRLSPRERRRLVGHNVSMIFQEPQSCLDPSEKIGRQLMQNIPGWTYKGRWWQRFGWRKRRAIELLHRVGIKDHKDAMRSFPYELTEGECQKVMIAIALANQPRLLIADEPTNAMEPTTQAQIFRLLSRLNQNNNTTILLISHDLQMLSQWADRIDVLYCGQTVETAPSEELISTPHHPYTQALIRAIPDFGSAMPHKSRLNTLPGAIPLLEHLPIGCRLGPRCPYAQRKCIETPRLDGPKNHLFACHFPLNMERE, via the coding sequence ATGCCGCTGCTGGATATCCGTAATCTGACGATTGAATTTAAAACCAGCGAAGGCTGGGTGAAAGCCGTGGACCGCGTGAGCCTGAGTCTGCCGGAAGGCGACATTCGCGGGCTGGTGGGCGAATCGGGCTCCGGTAAGAGCCTGATTGCGAAAGCGATCTGCGGAGTGACGAAAGACAACTGGCGCATCACCGCCGACCGTATGCGCTTTGACGATATCGACCTGCTGCGCCTCTCGCCGCGCGAGCGCCGCCGTCTGGTGGGCCATAACGTGTCGATGATTTTTCAGGAGCCGCAATCCTGTCTCGATCCGTCCGAGAAAATTGGCCGCCAGCTGATGCAAAACATCCCCGGCTGGACGTACAAAGGCCGCTGGTGGCAGCGTTTTGGCTGGCGCAAGCGCCGGGCCATCGAGCTGCTGCATCGCGTCGGGATCAAAGATCACAAAGACGCCATGCGCAGCTTCCCCTATGAGCTGACGGAAGGCGAATGCCAGAAGGTGATGATCGCGATTGCGCTCGCCAACCAGCCGCGTCTGTTGATTGCCGATGAGCCGACCAACGCGATGGAGCCGACCACCCAGGCGCAGATTTTCCGCTTGCTCTCGCGGCTGAATCAGAATAACAACACGACGATTCTGCTTATCAGCCACGATTTGCAGATGCTGAGCCAGTGGGCCGACCGCATCGACGTGCTTTACTGCGGGCAGACGGTGGAGACCGCGCCGAGCGAGGAGCTGATCTCCACCCCGCACCACCCTTACACCCAGGCGCTGATCCGCGCGATCCCGGATTTCGGCAGCGCGATGCCGCATAAAAGCCGTCTCAATACGCTGCCGGGCGCGATCCCGCTGCTTGAGCATCTACCGATTGGCTGCCGCCTCGGGCCGCGCTGCCCGTATGCCCAGCGCAAGTGCATCGAAACCCCGCGTCTCGACGGGCCGAAAAATCATCTTTTCGCCTGCCATTTCCCGCTGAACATGGAGAGAGAGTGA
- the sapF gene encoding putrescine export ABC transporter ATP-binding protein SapF, whose product MVETLLQVRNLSKTYRYRTGWFRRQTVEAVKPLSFTLRERQTLAIIGENGSGKSTLAKMLAGMVAPTTGDLVIDDHPLTFGDYSFRSQRIRMIFQDPSTSLNPRQRISQILDFPLRLNTDLEPEARAKRIKETLRMVGLLPDHVSYYPHMLAPGQKQRLGLARALILRPKVIIADEALASLDMSMRSQLINLMLELQEKQGISYIYVTQHIGMMKHISDQVMVMHQGEVVERGSTADVLASPLHDLTKRLIASHFGEALTADAWRKDR is encoded by the coding sequence ATGGTGGAAACGCTGTTGCAGGTTCGCAACCTGAGTAAAACCTATCGCTACCGCACCGGCTGGTTTCGCCGCCAGACCGTCGAGGCGGTGAAGCCGCTGAGCTTTACCCTGCGCGAACGCCAGACGCTGGCTATCATCGGCGAGAATGGCTCCGGCAAATCCACGCTCGCCAAAATGCTGGCCGGCATGGTCGCGCCGACCACAGGCGATCTGGTGATTGACGATCACCCCCTGACGTTTGGCGATTATTCGTTTCGCAGCCAGCGGATCCGCATGATTTTTCAGGACCCGTCGACGTCGCTCAACCCGCGCCAGCGTATTTCGCAGATTCTCGACTTCCCGCTGCGGCTCAATACCGATCTGGAGCCGGAAGCCCGCGCGAAACGCATTAAAGAGACGCTGCGCATGGTCGGCCTGCTGCCCGATCACGTCAGCTACTATCCGCATATGCTGGCGCCGGGTCAGAAGCAGCGCCTGGGCCTCGCGCGCGCGCTGATCCTGCGCCCGAAGGTGATTATCGCCGACGAAGCGCTGGCGTCGCTCGATATGTCGATGCGTTCGCAGTTAATCAACCTGATGCTGGAATTACAGGAAAAACAGGGTATCTCTTATATTTATGTGACCCAGCACATCGGCATGATGAAACACATCAGCGATCAGGTGATGGTGATGCATCAGGGCGAAGTGGTGGAGCGCGGCAGCACGGCCGATGTCCTCGCCTCGCCGCTGCACGATTTAACCAAACGGCTTATCGCCAGTCATTTCGGCGAAGCCTTAACCGCCGACGCCTGGCGGAAAGACCGCTAA
- the fabI gene encoding enoyl-ACP reductase FabI gives MGFLTGKRILVTGVASKLSIAYGIAQAMHREGAELAFTYQNDKLKGRVEEFAAQLDSSIVLPCDVAEDESIDALFTELAKVWPKFDGFVHSIGFAPADQLDGDYVNAVTREGFKIAHDISAYSFVAMAKACRSMLNPNAALLTLSYLGAERAIPNYNVMGLAKASLEANVRYMANAMGPEGVRVNAISAGPIRTLAASGIKDFRKMLAHCEAVTPIRRTVTIEDVGNSAAFLCSDLSGGITGEVVHVDGGFSIAAMNELELK, from the coding sequence ATGGGTTTTCTTACCGGTAAGCGCATTCTGGTGACTGGCGTAGCCAGCAAACTGTCCATCGCGTACGGTATCGCACAGGCAATGCACCGTGAAGGGGCTGAACTGGCGTTCACCTACCAGAACGACAAGCTGAAAGGCCGCGTGGAAGAGTTTGCCGCTCAACTGGACTCCAGCATCGTGCTGCCGTGTGACGTTGCGGAAGATGAAAGCATCGACGCGCTGTTCACCGAGCTTGCCAAAGTCTGGCCGAAATTTGACGGTTTCGTACACTCCATCGGTTTCGCGCCGGCCGATCAGCTGGACGGCGACTACGTTAACGCCGTGACCCGTGAAGGCTTCAAAATCGCGCACGACATCAGCGCATACAGCTTTGTGGCAATGGCGAAAGCGTGCCGTTCTATGCTGAACCCGAACGCGGCGCTGCTGACCCTCTCCTACCTGGGCGCAGAGCGTGCTATCCCGAACTACAACGTGATGGGTCTGGCGAAAGCGTCTCTGGAAGCCAACGTACGCTACATGGCGAACGCGATGGGTCCGGAAGGCGTGCGCGTTAACGCCATCTCCGCAGGCCCGATCCGCACGCTGGCGGCTTCCGGCATTAAAGATTTCCGTAAGATGCTGGCGCACTGCGAAGCGGTCACCCCGATCCGCCGCACCGTCACCATCGAAGACGTGGGTAACTCCGCGGCGTTCCTGTGTTCCGATCTCTCCGGCGGTATCACCGGCGAAGTGGTTCACGTTGACGGCGGTTTCAGCATCGCTGCGATGAATGAGCTGGAACTGAAATAA
- a CDS encoding carboxymuconolactone decarboxylase family protein, translating to MEQRRLTGKSHWYHETQSSLCPADPLPLVPEAAKVEDRFLLDLPLDDMNIAAHAPWCDAARALIPSLLPDKHDVTRLHTLSVYDRLSAALTVAQVCGVQRLCNHYAARLAPEPGPDSSRESNRRLTLLTQTARQLASQPTLIDSAARTQLEDAGLSVYDIVTFTQIIGFVGFQARAVALLQAQPGQPARWLPGIDMQQDAPASLFTASESRWQPDLPALEMGWASPEQQAAYNAALDEPLLQPLLSLLAHDASALQGLAALLATLQRPEDAADAALAALVSARINGSASCFDEAALRLRAEPGLADAARNGERALLAWSHNHPRARAIIQAMQMLTRAPARFGHAQLEPLIEAGFAPQTALRLLAFGSACGWVNRLRLGLGVAA from the coding sequence ATGGAACAACGCCGCCTTACCGGCAAAAGCCACTGGTATCATGAAACCCAGTCCAGCCTCTGTCCGGCAGATCCGCTGCCGTTAGTTCCCGAAGCCGCAAAGGTGGAGGACCGTTTTCTGCTCGACCTGCCGCTGGACGACATGAACATCGCCGCCCATGCGCCCTGGTGCGACGCCGCGCGTGCGCTTATCCCTTCCCTGCTGCCTGATAAACACGACGTCACCCGCCTTCATACGCTCAGCGTCTATGACCGCCTCAGCGCCGCGCTGACCGTGGCTCAGGTCTGCGGCGTGCAGCGGCTGTGCAACCATTACGCCGCCCGTCTGGCGCCGGAGCCGGGGCCGGATTCCTCGCGGGAAAGCAACCGTCGCCTGACGCTGCTCACACAGACGGCTCGCCAGCTCGCCAGCCAGCCGACGCTGATTGACAGCGCGGCGCGCACGCAGCTGGAAGACGCCGGGCTCTCGGTGTATGACATCGTCACCTTTACGCAGATTATCGGTTTCGTGGGCTTTCAGGCCCGCGCGGTGGCGCTGTTACAGGCGCAGCCCGGCCAGCCGGCGCGCTGGCTGCCGGGCATCGACATGCAACAGGACGCGCCCGCCTCGCTTTTCACCGCGTCCGAATCGCGCTGGCAGCCCGATCTCCCGGCGCTCGAAATGGGCTGGGCCAGTCCCGAACAACAGGCCGCCTATAACGCGGCGCTTGACGAACCGTTGCTGCAACCGCTGCTCTCTCTGCTGGCCCATGACGCAAGCGCGTTACAGGGCCTCGCCGCCCTGCTCGCCACGCTGCAAAGGCCGGAGGACGCGGCTGACGCGGCGCTGGCGGCGCTGGTATCCGCGCGCATTAACGGCAGCGCCAGCTGTTTTGACGAGGCCGCGCTGCGCCTGCGCGCCGAGCCAGGCCTTGCGGATGCGGCGCGCAACGGCGAACGGGCGCTGCTCGCCTGGAGCCATAATCACCCGAGAGCGCGCGCCATTATCCAGGCGATGCAGATGCTGACCCGCGCGCCCGCGCGGTTTGGTCACGCGCAGCTTGAGCCGCTGATTGAGGCTGGTTTCGCTCCGCAGACGGCGCTACGCCTGCTCGCTTTCGGCAGCGCCTGCGGCTGGGTAAACCGTCTGCGGCTCGGTCTTGGCGTCGCCGCGTAG
- a CDS encoding exoribonuclease II, translating into MFQDNPLLAQLKQQLHSQTPRAEGVVKATEKGFGFLEVDAQKSYFIPPPQMKKVMHGDRVIAVIHTEKEKESAEPEELIEPFLTRFVGRVQKKDDRLSIVPDHPLLKDAIPCRAERGVSHDFQNGDWAVAEMRRHPLKGDRGFYAELTQFITFGDDHFVPWWVTLARHNLEREAPDGVATEMLDENLTREDLTALDFVTIDSASTEDMDDALYVEALEGDRLQLTVAIADPTAWIAEGSKLDNIAKVRAFTNYLPGFNIPMLPRELSDDLCSLREGEQRPALVCRMIIDADGAISDDIHFFAATIESKAKLAYDDVSDWLEEKGDWQPGSEAIAAQIRLLQQICQRRSAWRTEHALVFKDRPDYRFVLGEKGEVLDIVAEPRRIANRIVEESMIAANICAARVLRDKLGFGVYNVHAGFDPASTEQLATLLQSHGMHVDANDVLTLPGFCKLRRELDAQPSGFLDSRIRRFQSFAEISTEPGPHFGLGLEAYATWTSPIRKYGDMVNHRLLKAIIKGESASRPQEASTVQMAERRRLNRMAERDVGDWLYARFLKDKAGTDTRFAAEIIDVSRGGMRVRLVDNGAVAFIPAPFLHAVRDELVCSQENGTVQIKGETVYKVTDVIDVTIAEVRMETRSVIARPVA; encoded by the coding sequence ATGTTTCAGGATAACCCGCTGCTTGCGCAGCTTAAACAGCAACTGCATTCCCAGACGCCGCGCGCCGAAGGGGTAGTAAAAGCCACGGAAAAAGGTTTTGGTTTCCTTGAGGTTGACGCGCAGAAAAGTTACTTCATTCCGCCTCCGCAGATGAAGAAAGTGATGCACGGCGATCGCGTCATTGCCGTTATCCATACGGAAAAGGAAAAAGAATCCGCCGAGCCCGAAGAGCTTATCGAACCCTTCCTGACCCGCTTTGTGGGCCGGGTGCAAAAGAAAGACGATCGTCTCTCTATCGTTCCCGATCATCCGCTGCTGAAAGACGCCATCCCGTGCCGCGCTGAACGCGGCGTCAGCCATGATTTTCAGAATGGCGACTGGGCGGTGGCGGAGATGCGCCGTCATCCGCTGAAAGGCGATCGCGGCTTCTACGCGGAACTGACCCAGTTTATTACCTTCGGCGACGACCATTTCGTGCCGTGGTGGGTGACGCTTGCCCGCCACAATCTTGAGCGCGAAGCGCCGGACGGCGTGGCGACCGAAATGCTGGATGAAAACCTGACGCGTGAAGATTTAACCGCGCTCGATTTCGTCACTATCGACAGCGCCAGCACCGAAGATATGGACGATGCGCTGTATGTCGAAGCGCTGGAGGGCGACCGCCTGCAGCTGACCGTCGCGATTGCCGATCCGACCGCGTGGATCGCCGAAGGCAGCAAGCTCGACAACATCGCCAAAGTGCGCGCGTTCACCAACTACCTGCCGGGCTTTAACATCCCGATGCTGCCGCGCGAGCTTTCCGACGATCTCTGCTCGCTGCGCGAAGGCGAACAGCGCCCGGCGCTGGTCTGCCGCATGATTATCGACGCCGACGGCGCTATCAGCGACGACATTCACTTCTTCGCAGCGACCATCGAATCGAAAGCCAAACTGGCGTATGACGATGTCTCTGACTGGCTGGAAGAAAAAGGCGACTGGCAGCCGGGCAGCGAGGCGATTGCCGCGCAGATCCGCCTGCTGCAGCAGATTTGCCAGCGCCGCAGCGCCTGGCGTACCGAACATGCGCTGGTGTTTAAAGACCGCCCGGATTACCGCTTTGTGCTTGGCGAAAAAGGCGAAGTGCTGGATATCGTGGCCGAGCCGCGCCGTATCGCTAACCGTATCGTTGAAGAATCGATGATTGCCGCGAACATCTGCGCCGCGCGCGTGCTGCGCGACAAGCTGGGCTTCGGCGTGTATAACGTGCACGCAGGCTTCGACCCGGCCAGCACCGAACAGCTGGCGACGCTGCTGCAAAGCCACGGCATGCATGTGGATGCGAACGACGTGCTGACCCTGCCAGGCTTCTGCAAGCTGCGCCGCGAACTCGACGCGCAGCCGTCCGGCTTCCTCGACAGCCGCATCCGCCGTTTCCAGTCGTTTGCGGAAATCAGCACCGAGCCGGGCCCGCACTTCGGCCTGGGCCTCGAAGCATACGCGACCTGGACTTCGCCGATCCGTAAATATGGCGATATGGTTAACCACCGTCTGCTGAAAGCCATCATTAAAGGCGAAAGCGCGTCACGTCCGCAGGAAGCGTCCACCGTACAGATGGCCGAGCGCCGTCGTCTCAACCGCATGGCGGAGCGAGACGTGGGCGACTGGTTGTATGCCCGTTTCCTGAAAGACAAAGCCGGCACCGATACCCGCTTCGCGGCGGAAATTATCGATGTCAGCCGCGGCGGCATGCGCGTGCGTCTGGTGGATAACGGCGCGGTCGCCTTTATTCCTGCGCCGTTCCTGCACGCGGTGCGCGATGAGCTGGTCTGCAGCCAGGAAAACGGCACCGTACAGATCAAAGGCGAAACCGTCTATAAAGTGACCGATGTTATCGACGTGACCATCGCCGAAGTGCGTATGGAAACCCGCAGCGTGATCGCACGCCCGGTCGCCTGA